The genomic interval GGCCTCACTGGGCTGCACCAAGCTCGAAACAGGTAACACTGAGCTTCCAGTCACATCTTGGGTTGGTCCATGTCGTTGAAGGTTATTCAAGTTGCTGATTGGGTTCCTAGTGACGTTTGCGTGTTGATGTGTGTCGTCGCAAGTGCACGGGGCGCCCTCTGTGGTTCGAATGGGAGGTGCACTGGGCCTGGTAAATTGTTGCAGACGCCTCACTAACCTAGCAACTCCCTTTGCACTGGTCCAAAGTCGACTGAGGATGACGAGGTTATCGTAACATGCTCCAAGATCTTTGTACGCTTCTTCTGGTGCTCGCTCGCCATCCCTAAGAGCGCGATAGACCACCGTGGTAGACATTGACATAGCATAAGGTACAAGAGGAAGAGGCGGTAGATTGGCAGGCTCTTCCAGACAGACGATGCGCAGTACACTATCAGCAGAAGATAGTCGTCGCTGATACTGGACGCTCTCCGGCCCGCTATAGCGACAGGAGAGCATCGCGGCGACGTGGTACCAAATTTGTAAGTACACTAAGAGACTAGAATCAGAGAAAGTCACAACGCTTTACTTCAAGCTCCAGAGTTACTTACATCTGTGGGATCTCTGGAACCCATCCATGCAGACATTAGTGGTCAGCTCAGAGAATGTCGGAAATGCATCAAAGTCGTCGTCCGTTGCTGTTGAGCTAGCTTTGTAAATCCTAGTTGCCGTTTTCATCAAATCtccgagagagagagatatGGCCATTAGCTGGGACCGGTAGTGATCCTTTCGGGGAGCAATGCGTTCAACTCCAATGTCTGTATCATCAATCATGAACGGAGCAGCGCCCATGACGGGCTTGTTCAGCCGATCAAAATTTCGTAGTGTCCACCACAAAAAATCGCAACGCTCCTGGCCGGAATTAACGGGAACCTTTACGTGCAGTGAGATTGCCCACGCTTCGGATATAGCCTGGGAAAGATACCCTGAGGAGCGGTCTAGTCCACTCAGGCCGTCGTTGTGTAGGTGCATCAAGGCTAAAATTTGAACTTTGGTGATCCGGTCGGGCTCGAGATCTGCCTTGATAGAGACATCAAGACTTTTGAGTAATATAGAAGCAAAATGTCTCTGATCCAGGATAGCGCCATCCTCACAGATTCTCAGAAATGGGGCTGCCTGTCTGAATTTACAGGCAATGAGGGAGACTGCTCTGAGGAGAAATATGGATGCCTGCCCGTTACTGTAGTCCCGAAATATTGCAGCCCCATCTAGTACTGGAATGAGGTCATCTAAGAGCATGTTGTAAATTGGCAGAAGGATGTCAGTCGTCGACTTTGGCAATTCGAGGTAAGCACCCTCTTCCTCAAGATATCTTCGTTGATTGTCTGAAATTTCAGGCCGCCTGGAATTGAGACGGTGACGATCGTACCAATTGCGCTGGCGAAGAGATCTTTCCTCTAGAGAAATACCTTCTTCAGATGTATTCAAGTCTTTCTCTTTGCGACGTGAATGCACTTGGCAAGTGCCAGCCTTGTCCGCAAGTCTTGCCCCTGTAGAATCCATAGAAAGATCTGTCAAGACGGATTCTGGGTTGTACAGACTGACACGGCTCGGACTAGGACTCGAGTCTCGAGTATTCGATGCCTGGTCAACCGGGTCTGTGATTGACCTTTCGCCGCGTCTGGCGGCGTATGGTCTTTCGGTGACACCGACATGATAGCACCGTTTCTTTCGTGCACGGCAGCCTTGACAGGGTGAATGGCTTGGGTTAGTTGGGAGTGATTTTGCCGAGAGGACATGGACACAGGAGGAATTATATAGACTTATCTTGGGAAGAGCGTTTAGCGTTCTGGCTCGCAGAGGCCTGCCAAACAATTTCCATGTCGGTACTTGTTACCGATCCGCAGTCGGCTGCTGACAGAAGAGTTGCACAAGTCCAGTTGCACAAGTGATGGGATACCTCTATTCCGAAAGGTCGGGTGATGTTGCGGAGAAGAGTTAAAGCCCGGCAAAGTCTGGTCGACGTCCCCAGCTGGAATCAGCCCTAAAGACAGCTCGTCTCCACATGGTGGTAATCTTAGCCAATCAGCCAAGTGTTGAAATTGCGATACCCACATGTGTTGGAGTTGAGAAAACGTGGGGAAATGCCCCCTCAAATCGAGCACAGATTCTCGTCTGCGTCAGGGACTCCGAGCTGGTTAATTGGTTTGATCGCAACATCAAAGACAAGCCACCAGCGCTAAACACCAGACTTGGACGTTAGAATCAAGCTGCAGTACGCTCATTTACCTGTCGTCCGTTTAAAACTCACTTGCTCCCAAGTTAGCCTGCCAGCGTCATGGATTGTTGAGATGCCAAACTCCCACGGAACAAATAGCAAAAGCTTCACTTGAATGTCGTCTCATCAGTAAAGGTGCCGGTGTTAGTAAGGCAAGATCAGTCTCTTTTGCAATGAACTGGAAAAGAGTCATTGATAAGTTGGTCTCGCACGTATTGAGCCAAGGAGGTTCGAGAAATATCTCCCTGCAGAACTAATGGTACCACTAACTAAGCTCCCAAGACAGTGGACATAGATCCAGGACTCTTTTAGACACCGACGCCCACAGCATAGTCTGGCCACAAGCTCTCGCAGCTTGAACCTAAGGCTGGTTTTGGAGGAGATGGTGGCCTATGACAGGAGCGGATGCGTAAGTCGCTCGCATCTAACCCCTTTCAGCATATTGGTCGCTGAAAAAAGTTGAAAATTGGCTGACCATATTTCTTACCGACTCTTTAGGGGAAGCGGGGACGACACCAAGGGTGTCCTGGTATGCTGCCCTACAGGCTCAACAAGCCAGAAGTGCACCTCGCGGGGCATCCCCCAAAGTACCTACCGAGACACCTAGTCATTCAAGGCTATTAGAGACAAAGAGCTGCACGAACAGCTCCATCAAATCGACTGATTACTACACGACTTCCGCGTCTAGAATTGGCAGCTCGAGTTTTTCTTCCCTCATAGGACGCTTCATAGGCGGACTACGACCAGTGTCAGCCTTGGGTATATGTATGTGATCTATATCTCCAGGATCCGAGTTTATTGTGGTAAAACAAAGGGTTTACAAAATATTTTGGGCGGGATGAGTTTATCCACAAGTGGTAAGGGCGCGCCTCTACTGGCCTACTTTAGAAGGCATAGTTACATACTGGAATGACGGATGGGCCGATAGACGCCTGCTACGGAAAAAGAATTCGCCTATCTGTGGAGTCTCAAGAGTGCCCCGTGGGGAGGGTGATCGTTCCATGTCTTGCTTCCCACCTTGGTCCGACAACTGACAAATTACAACCTTCGATCTGATGCATTGAGAAAGCGGCAGTTGAAATAGCCCAAAGCATTCAATGTGGCAATGACCGAGGTGGCTCCTTGAATGCATAAAGACGTATGTACCGTCTCCCGTTCAAGCATGCATCATGGACCCAACTTTCGCACTCATGCGGACTACACCCAACGCCCTGCAACGCCGGCCATATCGTTCAAAGAGGATCGGCCGTGCATGCTTTGCCGTGCGCGTAAGACTTCATGCCGCCGCGCGGGAAAAGATACATCTTGCATAACGTGCCGCAAACGAGGCGAACGCTGCAGCTTTCTCGATGATCCCACTCACGAGTCGGCTCTCACTCATGAGTCGGCAACCGCCTCTCTGTCCGGGGGTAGTCCCAATGATTGCGACGGGTTGGATGACCTCGGACAAACTGGAGTCGGCTTCGACACTTCAACAATCCTGCCAGGAGATCTAGCCAGCGACATTGTTCAGGGCTCCCTTGGAGACCATACGAATGACCATTACAGCCAGCACCCCGCGGACGAGGACGCGATGTATGGGGGCTTCACCGATGAAAGGATCTGGGGCAGCCCTCCGCCAGATGAAACACAATTCGCGAGCACTGCTATTGGCGCTGGTCTGATGCAGTTTGATGGAATCCCGCTTGCGAATTCTCAAGTCCTTCATCAGCATGATTTCGAGACACCCGAGCGAGCAGCTCCACTGCCAACATTTGAAGCCTCGTCAAATGGCGCGAATTCCGCGCACGAGATCGGGATTAGATTCTCGACAGAACCACACGATGGCTGTGCACAGTCGTCTAATCTGAACGATGCTGCTTTTACCATCGACCAAAGACCTGAGTTCCAGAGCGCGTACTTTGGTCTCTCGGGAGAGTCGGACCCTTATCTTCTCCGGCATTACTTGTATAACGACGCAGACGAATTTCCGTTTCTTCGAGTGATATATCGAAGGACGCAGAGCGGGACCCCCTTCCATCGCGACCATTCTTCGGTCACAGAACATCCCAGATCAGATGAAAACAATGTTCCGGTCCAATTCCTTCTAACTTCAAATGACTTGAGTGATGAGCTTAGACGCCTCGGTCCTACCAAtcatttatataattatgaGTCAGTGAGAAAGGAACTGAACGACTTGGTGAGTGAAGATGTCGGACGGAGACTTGTTCTATTGTAAGCCTGCCCCGTTTCCACCAAGCATCATGACCCTAACTGTCCAGGTTCGTACAATATGTTTACCCAGCATTTCCAGTTATTTCTCGGTCACAAATAGTGACCGCCTTTGATGGACATTTCAAGTCTGCGTCCCCGGGACATGCTCCACTGCCAACTTATCTGCTGGCCGCTATATACGCTTCTGCGCTCCCTTTCACTGCATACGATGACATACTATGCGTCTCCAGTGTCTACAAGAAACCTTCCGCCCAAAGACTATGGCAAATTGTCTATGACGGGATTCAGACTACGCTACATACCCCGAAACTATCTACCATCTCAAGCGCATTACTGTATCTTCATAAACCCCGAGTAGGAGTGCAGCATGTATCCGCGGACACGTCTTTCGCCTGGTCTATGATCGCCTCTGTCGTTGGCTTAGCCACGAGCCTAGCGCTGCACCTGGACTGCAGTTCATGGTCAATACCGCCGTGGGAAAAGCGGCTTCGACGCCGCTTGTGGTGGATGACATTCTCCGAGGCGACGTGGAGAAGTCTCTTGTTGGGAAGGCCTGCTATAATCGCACCAGATCAGTGGAATGTGTCGGAGCTCACTTCACTGGATTTTGAGGTTGGGGAAATGCTTCTTGGGCTTGGCGATGATACGAAAGCAAACGATTTCGCGGAAAAGCTGCGACTTGCAACACATGAGTCCGATGAGGGTATGATATCCCAGCGACTCGCAACTTTGACCATTATTGCCGACAATATATACCGTTGTCTTTAGTAAGTCCTCTGATGCCCGTTGTTTGTTGCTTACATGCGCTGAGAGAAATCGCACAGCACGATACGGGCTACTGAGAAGCTCGCCGATGACCTTGCTGGCTCCATCAGGGCTATCAAACCTCTTCGTGAAGAGCTCAAGCTGTGGTATGCTAGTCTTCCTATCTATTTAAAGACACCAAAGATAGATCCCGAGAGGGTGGCTCCCGCCGCACCAAGCTCGGCAGCCTGCCTCAAATTCGCGTATCTGACTCTCGAAATTCTACTTTACCGAGCTTTGCTTCGGCCACTGGGCAAAATCGACCTGGAAGTTGTCTCGAATGCAGTTTCACAGACAGATGATCTTTGTAGTAGCTCGGATGCCAACATGACTGGACCGGAACTGGGCGAGAGTCTGCGAAACGAGATAGAGCTGATTATATGTGCTGCCGAAAACTGTGCGAGGATTATCAGCACATTCACCGTCGAGCTGATGTCTTGGGATTTTGCCGGTTTCTGGTATGCTTGTAAGTAACGCCTCATGTTCGTGCCAGGAAGTACGCAGTTACAAGCACATGTCTAATTAGTGGGCTAACCTAGGGTCTCGCATTGGTTGGGCGATAACCTCAAGCTTTCTTGCCTTACTCTTTGTCCAATCACCAAGCGTGCAGCACGCAAAAACGTGCAAGATTCTGATCGACAAGTGGCGGCAAATATTGCGACACCAGTCTCAAAGCTTCGAGGACATGAGCCTTGGGATTCTACGGTTGGATGCGATGTACTGGTCAAACATGAACAAGATCTTTAGGATTAACAGATATGTAGCACAAGTAATCAAAGACTCGACATGAAGTCGACATTGCACTGTTATATGCTCGCTATACACTGGTTTCCCAAACGTTTGGGCATCGTGCCCACGGATGGAAGCAAACTACCGAGATCTCATCAGCATTCATAATCCGCGCACATCAAATTTGGGACCCACCTTACAGAAGCTGCTGCACATCGCTATCCTAAGCATGATTGCTGGAGCGTTTCTACAAAACGGCTTCTAGGACGACCGACACTGCAAATCTCAGCGGCAACTGTGGGTCAACACGTGCACAAGCGAGTCCCGGCGCTCATGGCAAGATACTTTTGATATGTCTATGTATCAGATTGTGTCGGGCACCTCCACATGTTCTCCTGGGGCACCGCAGTACTAGTGAATGAGCACTGATCACATTCACACCGCGAGCCGGAGACCTCCAGATACATTTCCAACCTGCTTTGCGTTTCTCCTACGGACGAGGATGTGGATGAGTCCGACCGCAACCAGAGCAATAGCCTCCATAGCGAGCGAGACTGCGTTGCCCATAATGTAGCGCGGCGAGTCCTTCTTCGGATAAATCTGGGATGAGGGAATTCCCGAGGCGTTGGCGATGGAGATGAGCAAAGGGATACCGATTGAGCGCACGTGGTCGGTGGGAAGATTATTTGTCACCCAAGTGACGACAAGGGTGTTGTAAGGATAGACACCTATGACATATTAGGAGCTGGATAGCTTCAGTAGGGCGCGAACCGGACTCACCAGCAGCAACGAGGAACATGGCGAAGAGGTCTGCGCCGTGGTTGCTAGTGCCGACGGTGATCGCATAGCCAACAAGGACAGGAATTGGAACGATCATGGCGAGAATGCCGCGCTTGTTGAGTTTGTCCGAGAGCCAAGCGACGAGGCACAGAAACATGCAGGCGAAGACGTACACCGGGATGGAGAGATAGTTCGCCTGGAGGGAAGTATATCTACTATGTGTGAGATGCATACTTTCAATGGCACTGGAAGAAAAGCTAGAAAAGAGACTTACCCAAAACCAACGATGAGAGTAGGCAAAAAGGTGGTGAAGCCGAATAGCGGAACGGACGAGCAGAACATGCCGATGGCGGCAATGTAGATAATGGGCTCCGTAAAAGCCATTTTGGCATACTTCCACTCGAATTTTCTCTCCCCCTTATAGGCCACATCTCTCTTGACACGCATGCTCATGACGTAGCGCTCCTCTTCGTTGAGGAACCATGCCTTCTCAGAGTCGAACGGTAGCGTGACCCAGAGAGCCAGGCCAATCACGATGGAGATGCACCCCTCGATGATGAACAGCCAGCGCCAGGCCTCGAGTCCGGCCTTAGAACCCATTGTCTGGATGCCGTAGGCAATGAGGCCACCAAAAGCACCTGAAAGGGCAATCGCACCGTAAAGCACGGCAATGCGCTTGGCTTGCTGAGCCCGGGAGTAGACGGTCGAAATCAGGAAAGCAAGACAAGGGAAGAGGCCGGACTCGAAAACTCCCAGGAGGAGGCGGACAGCAATTCCATGGTAATAGTTGTGGATGAACCCTGTTGCGATAGTAACAACACTCCATCCGATCATGGCGACAGCAAGGACTGCGTTAGCTCCCCATTTCTTAACCGCCATGACCCAGGGGATCTCGAAGAGGACGTAGGTCGGATAGAATAAGGTTGACAGGTCATTGAACTGTGTTCCAACGAGCCCCAAGTCTTGTTCGAAACCAAAAACTCGAGCGTTTCCTGCCAAGAGCTCGTGTTAATACCAACGGCCACAAGACTGGACGCGATGCAATTTTCACAAACCAATATTAGTTCGGTCAAGATATGCAATGAGCATAAGCAACGCCATTTGCGGCATCATGTACTTGTCGAATTTTGAGATGGCGCGTTTCTCTAGGACCGGATCGATCAAGATCGAGCTTTCACCCATGGTTGGAGGTGGTGAATCGGTAATGTTGCTCGGAATGAAGTCAGAGTTGATATTGGCTTCTTTGGTGTGCTTCATGATTATTGTATCTGGGAGGTGAAAGTGATTGGACTTGATGAGATTCGAGTTGAGACCCCGCTGTCCTTTTTGAAGACAGCATAATAGTTGATAACTCCAACGATGATGTTGAACGAGCTTATCGGCATTACCCGTATCTGTTGATAAGTTTCGCCGGGTCAGTTCAACAATAAGCCTTGATAACAAATCTAGGCTGCTATATTAGCCGTTGATAAGCGGTCGTTTGGAACCGGCGTAGAAGCAATTGACCAGTCAGGTTTCGTGTTCGCCGAAACTATGGAACTAGAATCCGCCGAATCTGTTAATGAATCGTAGTGGAGACAAATTCGCCGAATAATTTGTGGGTATGGTACCACGATAGAATACGTTCAGGAGTCAACTACTAGTGCTCATACTCGGTAGATCATCGAGCCGTGTATGTATTTGAGAAGATAAATATCGAGGCACAAATTAGCATGATTTTGTTCCTCTTCACACAGCCATTCGACTGCATCTTTCCTTCAAGTTGTATGAGCGGAACCTAAGAAAAGGGGACATCGCATTTCGCTCCGCAAACATGTCTACGACGGCAACCATGACTACATCTGCCCAGATTCTGTCGCGGGCCAGCCCTGTAGCCACGGTGGTTATAGATAGGCAACGGCTGATGAATGACATACATCTCACAGCTCAATGGGGAGGGGGACAGAGATGGGGAGAGTATGCCTGCGCCATGTCCTCTCGCTTTCAGGTAGATCACAAAAGCTGACAATGGAATAGCGCCCCGACCGAGATCGGCATGGCCCGGCTAGCGTTGAGTGATGCAGATAAAATGGCACGAGATTGGTTTATCAAAGAGGTCAAGAAGTACGGTTGCAAGGTGCAGGTGGATGCTATGGGCAACATCTTCGCTATTCGGCCTGGCAGGAGAGAAGGCTACCCTACGTTCATGGGCTCTCACCTGGACACGCAACCCGCTGGCGGCAGATACGACGGTATCCTTGGTGTTCTCGGAGGAGTTGCAGCCTTGAGAGCTCTGCATGAGTCTGGAACCGAAACCGAGTACCCTGTTGGTGTTGTTGACTGGACCAAGTAAGTGCTGGCTTTAGTCAGGTATCATTGATGTAATTGCTTACAGCACGCAGTGAGGAGGGCGCAAGATTTCCACAGTGCATGATGGCTTCTGCTGTGTGGGCTGGCATTACAGATGTCAACAGCACACATCGAATCGCTGATATCGAAGATGCAAATGTCACAGTCAGGTCCGAGCTGGAGAGGATAGGTTACTTGGGCGCCATACCTGCGCACTACACCGCAACGCCCATGGCAGCTCATTTCGAGCTTCATATCGGTACGCAATCTGATGTCTTGCCGAGAAGTGACCGCATACTGACATGATTATTCAGAGCAAGGGCCCATTCTTGAGGCATCCAATCAATGTATCGGTGTTGTCCAGGGAGTCCAGGCCAGCAAATGGTTCACTATCACCGTCGGGGGCCGAGACAGTCATACAGGAGCCACTAACTTTGAGAACCGGTCCGATGCTCTATTGACCAGTGCGCAAATGATTCTGCGGTCACATCAAGTCGCTACCGAGTTCAAATCGTTGGCGTCCACTGGCCTCCTCTCCCTGGAGCCCGGAAGCACAAATACCGTTCCTGGGGTCGTTACCTTCTCACTGGACCTGCGATCTAGTGAGAATGAGAATATCAACAAAATGGAAGAGATTCTTCGAAGAGATTTTAAGAGCATTGCGAGGGGCGAGAATGTTGGAACAGTCACTGCGGGATGCACTCGTGGTCGTGGTTGCACTGTCTCTTGGAAGGTCGACTCAGATGCCAAGGTTGCCAACTTTGACAAGGATTGTATTGAATGCATCGAGAAGGGAAGCGAGTCGTTGTTCGGAGAACAGGCAGGATCACTGACGAGAAGGATGTATAGTGGCGCTGGACACGACAGTGTGCACACCTCTACGATGGTGCCCACGGCGATGATATTCGTTCCATGCAGAGAGGGAATAACTCACAACCCTACTGAGTATTGCTCGCCGACGGACTGCGGTAACGGAGCGCAGGTTCTTCTCAATGCTATACTCAGATACGACCACTATAGATCCACCAAGGTATGATTATGAGGGAACCTGTATGTAGTGATAAGGTGTTGGGAAGCAGTAATGATTGATAACATCAAGAACAACTCGAAAAAAACGTGTCCAATATTGCACTATGTCCCAACCACTCCACGTCTTGCTGTGTGACAGAATGGCTTGCATATACATAAATTACGATTCTTGTTTCGATAAGACTGGAACACTCCTGAGGTAGGGTAGTGTATGAGGACGTAGGATATAttgttattttatataggtaCGTAAAGTCAAACTTAGTAGGTAATGTCGAGTACATTATATAAAGATGTCTAATCCCTCCCGAGATGCCTGTGAATCACTCGCATGAGCCGTCATATGGCATTGGTATTCGATCACCAATATCTCCTCATCGTGCAAACCTGCCCTGCCCCACGATTCCTCATGCCAAATTAATTGGCGCGATTTCAATGAGCTACCAAGAGGTATCTCCTTCGACTTGAACAGTCACACTCGTATTCTTTATTTCAACTTCTGTTTCTTAAAGCCAAGCTCGGCCAGGAACGAGACCCTCGCCACCGTCACTCCAATCGTGATGATCATCCCAACCCAGTCCCCAACCTGCCACGTCATTGGGGAGAGACGGCCTTGTTTTCCAAACACCTCGTAGGTGCCCGCAAGAAGGGAAAGGTCAATAGCTAGAATAGCGGCTTGCGCGATCTTCCATACTCCAATGTCTTGCGTGTATCGTAGAAGTATGCCATTGAGGATAGCACAGCCAACCAGAGCTCCGCCACCCTGGTAGAGGAGCATGTCGTGGGCTGCATCGCGCGTTCCGGTGTGGGATTCGAGGAAGAACTGGTCAAGCATCCAGTCACGCGTGAAGAAGGACATGAACGCGCCCCAGAGCGCGCACGGTGGGTCCCAGTAGAGGAAGATGGCTCTGTAGATAGAGGGGATATGAGTAGTCATTGTGAAGCGTTGACGGCTGGAGGATCCGGGAAAAACTTGAAGAAGTTTTGCTCAAAAAAGGAAAGAGGAGAGACGCGAGACCTTATTAAAACCCCAGGGATGAAACGCCTGGCCTTCAGGCTTGACTAAGGCCAGAATATACTGGAAATTGCTTAGTGCTGACGGCTGAATGACAAAGTCCTtccttccttacctaggtaccCCGCTCCTTAACTGCCGGCTTTGGACCTTTTGTGCTGCAGCATTGATGTGCTTGCTATTCTTATAGCCATATGGGTAACACAAAGTAAAGTCGATCATGCGAATCGTCTTGTCAATATATCTTACAGTGCATTACGTGATCACCTTGAGGGACAGGTCTGAATAAGAGCTGCCTTGCACATACGCATCGAAAACAGACCATACCCGGAAGAGCTTAGGGCACCACAGCAAAAACAAGACCAAGCGTTTACAACACTATGTTGAAAGAGCGCAGAGTCATGGGGAGTGTTGCAACTCTACACTGACGGACTTGAGAAAGTGGCCTTGAATCATTTCCTGGCGCAGTAGAAGGATTAGCTAGAGGTGATGCATACCTTTGAGCCATGCCCTCTTAAGTGATCTGAGAATAGTGAAAGGGAATGAATCAGAGGGAGAATGGAGGCTGATGAATCAGCAACCTATTTAGTGGAACATCTGGA from Colletotrichum lupini chromosome 2, complete sequence carries:
- a CDS encoding fungal specific transcription factor domain-containing protein, producing the protein MHHGPNFRTHADYTQRPATPAISFKEDRPCMLCRARKTSCRRAGKDTSCITCRKRGERCSFLDDPTHESALTHESATASLSGGSPNDCDGLDDLGQTGVGFDTSTILPGDLASDIVQGSLGDHTNDHYSQHPADEDAMYGGFTDERIWGSPPPDETQFASTAIGAGLMQFDGIPLANSQVLHQHDFETPERAAPLPTFEASSNGANSAHEIGIRFSTEPHDGCAQSSNLNDAAFTIDQRPEFQSAYFGLSGESDPYLLRHYLFVQYVYPAFPVISRSQIVTAFDGHFKSASPGHAPLPTYLLAAIYASALPFTAYDDILCVSSVYKKPSAQRLWQIVYDGIQTTLHTPKLSTISSALLYLHKPRVGVQHVSADTSFAWSMIASVVGLATSLALHLDCSSWSIPPWEKRLRRRLWWMTFSEATWRSLLLGRPAIIAPDQWNVSELTSLDFEVGEMLLGLGDDTKANDFAEKLRLATHESDEGMISQRLATLTIIADNIYRCLYTIRATEKLADDLAGSIRAIKPLREELKLWYASLPIYLKTPKIDPERVAPAAPSSAACLKFAYLTLEILLYRALLRPLGKIDLEVVSNAVSQTDDLCSSSDANMTGPELGESLRNEIELIICAAENCARIISTFTVELMSWDFAGFWYALG